A region of the Cucurbita pepo subsp. pepo cultivar mu-cu-16 chromosome LG14, ASM280686v2, whole genome shotgun sequence genome:
TATTCATAGACTGTTTCGCCATCGATATAGCTTATGTGGGAAACAGGAAGCAGGTGTGCATCGGCTATAAGTTCATTCCCATCTTCCTCGTTGTTGGCTAGAATCATCCCAACGGCACCTGCTTGAGCAGCCACGTAACCCTTGTCCACTCTTGCACTATCCCCTCCTCTAACACAAACTATAATCTTCCCTTTCACCTTTCTCGGATCAAGAGACCCCTCCACACACAGTTTACTGCAAGGATGCATCACAATTTCCTCATTAGAGTGCGACTAGTATCAATGTCCTTACCTAAAAAGGGATTTTAttagtcaaattttaaaagtacatGGACCAAAATGGACGTTTCAAATGTAGCGGGACGAAAATGAACCAAGTTAAGAGTATATggatcaaaataatatttaaacctATACTTACGCGGTTTCAACAGAGATATTGATAGCTTTCGCATCTTCGGAAGTGATCAATGGATAGAATTGCTGAGCTGGCAATATTTTGTCTGAAATACTTGCTCCCTAGTGTTGATAGTTTGAAGATCATTAAAGATGGCAAAAAAAACATGAGAAAATAGAGGACTAAATTGAGTACCGTGATATGCTTCTTGTTTCCAAGGGCCACATAACTAGTAAATTGTCTGGTGATTGTGCTAGCAGCCACAGTGAAAAGCCAAGGCGCCACATTTTCTACGCTCTGTGGATCGGGTCCTGAGTTTCCACCCGAGCAAACGACGACGATCCCTTGTTGAACCGCATGGAAGGATCCAATCGCTGTTACATCGTCGAAAAACTCCGTGGAACCTCGACCAAGTGAAAGTGAAAGAACGTCAACACCATCAGTAATAGCAGCTTCTATGGCAGCTAGGATGTCTGCATCCGAACACTGACCACCATGAAATGTAGGCCAGCATACTTTATAGGCAGCAACAAAGGCTTTAGGTGAACCCCCTTTTGCAGTGCCATTACCATTTCCAAAAACGTTAGCTCCCGAAACAAAATTGCCTCCTGCCGTGGATAAAGTGTGTGTTCCATGCCCATCATGGTCCCTTGCTGTGTCAAAGCTACCATCAAGGGATCCTGCAAGGGCGGTGTAACCTTTATTGAAGTACCGTGCTCCAATTAGCTTCTTGTTACAATGAAAATTAGAGCCACCCTCACAACTTCCCCTCCACCTCGAGGGAATAGCTCCATATCCTTCGTCACTGAAACTTTTTGATTCTGGCCAAACGCCTATACCGATCCGAATTCGAGAAGAAAAatcttagaaattttaaaatggtcaGAAACTTAATACAAATgctataaaatgttttcataGCAACATATATAAGCTATATTTTAATCCTCTATTATAGCATCCATTACcgctataaaaaaaactttataaaaaatcttataaCATGAATGTTTTTCTAGCAACATATATGTAAGTTATAGTTTCATACTCTATAATAGCACTGACCgctataaaaaaatactataaaaaatttcagacatttaaTAACATGAATGTTTTCATagcaacatatatatatataagctaTAGTTTCATACTCTATTGTAGCATCGATTACCGCTACAAAATAATGCTATAAAAAATTCcagacttttaataatttgaatgttTTTACCTAACATATATAAGTTATAGTTTCCTAATCTATTATAGCTATAAAAAAACACtgttttttaataacatgAATGTTTTCCTAGCGTTTCATACTCTATTATAGCATTCATtataactataaaaaaaatgctataaaaaattttagacttttaataacatggATCTTTTCATAGCAACATATATAAGCTATAGTTTCATACTCTATTATAGCATCCATTATAGCTATaaaaaaacgctataaaaagtcctaaaattttaataacataGGCTGTCACGACATACGAAAAACACtataaaaaatctataataacatttttcataagCTATCATATTCATTACTTTTTGTAGTGATACTCCGAACTAACCTGTGTCAAGGTTGCCAATGACGGTAGATTCACCAAAATTTGCACCATTCCAAATGGAATTTGGTGGAGTTCCTTCACCATTCTCTAGTTCAAGAAATTCCCATGAACTTGTTGTGTGCAGCTTTCTCATCTTGTTCTCGTGAACCGATAACACAGCGGGATGTCCTACCATGATAGGTAGCCAATTAGGCAACAAAATGAGTATCgattcatattaaaaattggatCGAATGGTTTACTTGTTAGATCTCGTGCAACTTTGTGGTCAAGAACGGCAGCAAAGCCATTGATATGTCTATTGTAAGAGTAGAAAATTGCTTCCTTGGCTATCTCATTGCTATACTTGGAAACATAAGAAGATTAAGCAAATTGGCAACTAAAATGTAATGACATAAACTAGAAGCTTCACCTTCCTAACAATGACCCAAGCAAACTGTAATGAGATTCTGTTGCGATTCGGAGATCGACC
Encoded here:
- the LOC111810769 gene encoding subtilisin-like protease SBT5.4, with amino-acid sequence MEGFNLSSFILLFFLFPLFQTSTIATQKSYIVYLGSHSHGSNPSSVDLRIATESHYSLLGSLLGSNEIAKEAIFYSYNRHINGFAAVLDHKVARDLTRHPAVLSVHENKMRKLHTTSSWEFLELENGEGTPPNSIWNGANFGESTVIGNLDTGVWPESKSFSDEGYGAIPSRWRGSCEGGSNFHCNKKLIGARYFNKGYTALAGSLDGSFDTARDHDGHGTHTLSTAGGNFVSGANVFGNGNGTAKGGSPKAFVAAYKVCWPTFHGGQCSDADILAAIEAAITDGVDVLSLSLGRGSTEFFDDVTAIGSFHAVQQGIVVVCSGGNSGPDPQSVENVAPWLFTVAASTITRQFTSYVALGNKKHITGASISDKILPAQQFYPLITSEDAKAINISVETAKLCVEGSLDPRKVKGKIIVCVRGGDSARVDKGYVAAQAGAVGMILANNEEDGNELIADAHLLPVSHISYIDGETVYEYINSTKTPVAYMTHVRTETGIKPAPVMASFSSRGPNSIEESILKPDITAPGVNIIAAYSEDASPSGSPFDNRRIPFNVVSGTSMSCPHISGIVGLLKTIYPKWSPAAIKSAIMTTAETRANDLHPILDSTKLVANPLAYGAGHVHPNRAANPGLVYDLTTNDYLNFLCARGYNKAQLSKFSNTSFVCLKSFKLTDFNYPSISISNMKSGPVTIKRTVKNVGSPSTYVVRVKVPPGVLVSVEPSTLKFSRTDEEKTFKVVFRSLANNKHRGYVFGSLKWLDGKHHVRSSIVVNLG